A portion of the Ignavibacteriales bacterium genome contains these proteins:
- a CDS encoding class I SAM-dependent methyltransferase has protein sequence MAEWFKNWFESEEYLEIYKHRDDEDAKLLLKLVLENVPSQDDQTVLDIACGAGRHSLLFAEKGFNVTAFDLSRNLLRVAKNKSLEQKLNIDLFCADIRYLAIKKKFDLIINLFTSFGYFENDEENFALFQEVNFCLKDDGIFVLDYFNSEYLRQNLVHKSIEVFDGKEIIQERYFDMNRVKKNITIRKCNEVKNFTESVRLYNKNELVTAITDAGLKIIKIFGGYRGAEFNINTSQRLVVFASK, from the coding sequence ATGGCAGAATGGTTTAAGAACTGGTTTGAATCAGAAGAGTATTTAGAAATTTACAAACATAGAGATGATGAAGACGCAAAACTATTGTTAAAGTTAGTTCTTGAAAATGTTCCTTCTCAAGATGATCAGACAGTTCTGGATATTGCTTGTGGAGCAGGCAGGCATTCTTTGTTATTTGCTGAAAAAGGATTTAATGTTACAGCATTCGATCTAAGTAGAAATTTATTGCGGGTAGCAAAAAATAAATCGCTTGAACAAAAATTAAATATTGATCTTTTCTGTGCTGATATTCGCTATTTAGCAATAAAGAAAAAATTTGATCTAATTATAAACCTCTTTACAAGTTTTGGCTATTTTGAAAATGATGAAGAGAATTTTGCCCTTTTTCAGGAGGTTAATTTTTGCCTTAAAGATGATGGCATTTTCGTTCTTGATTATTTTAATTCAGAATATCTAAGACAAAATCTTGTTCATAAAAGTATTGAGGTGTTTGATGGAAAGGAAATAATCCAGGAAAGATATTTTGACATGAATAGAGTAAAGAAAAATATTACTATCAGAAAATGTAATGAAGTAAAAAATTTTACAGAATCAGTTCGTCTGTATAATAAAAATGAATTAGTTACAGCCATTACAGATGCTGGATTAAAAATAATTAAAATATTTGGTGGTTATCGTGGTGCGGAATTTAACATTAATACTTCTCAAAGATTAGTAGTCTTTGCATCAAAATGA
- the recR gene encoding recombination mediator RecR, translating to MQIAEPLQKAIDELCKLPTIGKKSAQRLAMHILKSDISEVDSFIKAITELKTKLKFCNICFNISVDDTCDICKSEKRDRKTICVVEEVNDVIAIERTNEYNGLYHVIGGVLSPLSGTGVDALKIKELMFRLEKEKIIEVILALNPDTEGETTCLYLAKLIKPFDIKVTRIARGLPIGGDFEFADEATIGRAVLGRIII from the coding sequence TTGCAAATAGCTGAACCCTTACAAAAAGCAATTGATGAATTGTGTAAATTACCCACAATTGGAAAAAAGTCTGCTCAAAGACTTGCTATGCATATATTGAAGAGCGACATTTCTGAGGTTGATAGTTTTATAAAAGCAATTACTGAGTTAAAGACCAAATTAAAATTCTGTAATATTTGTTTTAATATTTCTGTAGATGATACTTGTGATATATGCAAAAGTGAAAAACGGGATAGAAAAACAATCTGTGTTGTTGAAGAAGTTAATGATGTTATTGCCATCGAACGAACTAACGAATACAATGGATTGTACCATGTAATTGGCGGAGTTCTTTCCCCCTTAAGCGGAACTGGTGTAGATGCCCTAAAAATAAAAGAGCTAATGTTTAGGCTTGAAAAAGAAAAAATTATTGAAGTAATCCTTGCCTTAAATCCCGATACAGAAGGAGAAACAACTTGTCTTTATTTGGCAAAGTTAATTAAACCATTCGATATTAAAGTTACAAGGATTGCCCGCGGATTACCAATTGGAGGCGATTTTGAATTTGCTGATGAAGCTACAATTGGCAGAGCTGTTTTGGGAAGAATTATTATATAA
- a CDS encoding YbaB/EbfC family nucleoid-associated protein, translated as MKGGMQGMLKQVQKMQAEMERVQNELGNKTVTEEAGGGMVKATANGKKEIISIQIDNEVIGGGDKEMLEDLIVAAVNKALESAGKLAEDEMAKVTKGILPPGLNIPGF; from the coding sequence ATGAAAGGTGGTATGCAAGGAATGTTGAAACAAGTTCAAAAAATGCAGGCTGAGATGGAGCGTGTTCAGAATGAACTGGGAAACAAAACTGTTACAGAAGAAGCTGGAGGAGGTATGGTTAAAGCTACCGCCAATGGAAAAAAGGAAATTATCTCTATCCAAATTGATAATGAGGTAATAGGTGGTGGTGATAAAGAAATGTTGGAAGATTTGATTGTTGCCGCGGTTAATAAAGCTCTGGAATCTGCTGGTAAACTGGCTGAAGATGAAATGGCTAAAGTAACAAAAGGTATCTTGCCACCAGGATTAAACATTCCAGGATTTTAA
- a CDS encoding phosphatidylserine decarboxylase family protein — MTKYGYSTIGIVAIIVFFLFASAIFLNNSYLRIPLIVIGLFLLIFTLNFFRDPDRTLPARKDVVVSPADGTVILIKEVAEEKFIKGKCLQLSIFMSPLNVHVNRIPIDGRVEYLNYVQGDYLVASNDKASLENERAEFGISNKNGKIFFTQVAGFVARRIIYEINIGDEVKIGERFGMIKFGSRVDVVVPLNWKVKVKKGDKVTAGETILFEYNK, encoded by the coding sequence ATGACAAAATACGGTTACTCAACCATTGGTATTGTGGCTATAATTGTGTTCTTTCTTTTCGCAAGCGCAATTTTTCTCAACAATAGTTATTTACGAATTCCACTTATCGTAATTGGTCTTTTTTTACTTATCTTTACGTTGAATTTTTTTAGAGACCCGGATAGAACACTGCCTGCAAGAAAAGATGTTGTTGTTTCTCCTGCAGATGGAACTGTAATTTTAATAAAGGAAGTAGCAGAAGAAAAGTTTATAAAAGGTAAATGTTTACAGCTATCTATCTTTATGTCTCCATTAAACGTTCATGTAAACAGAATTCCAATTGATGGCAGAGTTGAATATTTGAATTATGTGCAGGGTGATTACCTTGTTGCCAGCAACGATAAAGCATCACTTGAAAATGAACGAGCAGAATTTGGAATTTCTAACAAGAATGGCAAAATATTTTTTACTCAGGTTGCTGGATTTGTTGCCAGAAGAATTATTTATGAAATTAATATTGGCGACGAAGTAAAAATTGGAGAAAGATTTGGTATGATTAAATTTGGCAGTCGTGTAGATGTTGTAGTTCCACTCAACTGGAAAGTAAAAGTTAAGAAAGGTGATAAAGTTACTGCTGGTGAAACAATTTTATTTGAGTATAACAAATAA
- the pssA gene encoding CDP-diacylglycerol--serine O-phosphatidyltransferase — protein sequence MKNIRITRSVIPNLFTTLNMFSGFVSIIYSHDRNFTQAAILIIVAAVFDALDGIMARLTKSSSEFGVELDSLSDLVSFGVAPAFLVYQIYLNQFNIFGIVLSSFIMIAGGLRLARFNVQLVGFDKSSFVGLPIPSSAITIASFVLIYFRDGAFIPPFENFVIPMVIVLAFLMVSKIRYETIPKFTKKGIKDRPYSFGFIFLSFVLMIFTKGKALFYIFVFIILLGILRYIYTLLFSKNNYGIDSH from the coding sequence ATGAAAAACATCCGAATTACCCGTTCAGTTATCCCGAATCTTTTTACAACGCTAAATATGTTCAGCGGATTTGTATCCATTATTTATTCGCACGATAGGAATTTTACACAAGCCGCAATTTTAATTATTGTAGCTGCAGTTTTTGATGCTTTAGATGGAATTATGGCAAGGTTAACAAAATCCAGCAGCGAATTTGGTGTTGAACTGGACTCTCTTTCAGATCTGGTTAGCTTTGGTGTGGCTCCTGCATTTTTAGTTTACCAAATATATTTAAACCAATTTAACATATTTGGAATTGTTTTAAGCTCATTTATTATGATTGCCGGAGGACTAAGACTTGCCCGTTTTAATGTTCAGCTTGTGGGGTTTGATAAATCTTCCTTTGTAGGATTACCAATTCCATCTTCTGCAATTACAATAGCTTCTTTCGTTTTAATCTATTTTAGAGATGGGGCGTTCATTCCTCCATTTGAAAATTTTGTAATTCCCATGGTAATTGTTCTTGCATTTTTAATGGTAAGCAAAATTCGTTACGAAACAATTCCAAAGTTTACAAAAAAGGGAATAAAGGACAGACCGTATTCCTTTGGATTTATTTTCCTATCATTTGTTTTAATGATATTTACAAAAGGTAAGGCATTGTTCTATATCTTTGTTTTCATTATTCTTCTCGGTATTTTAAGATACATTTATACTCTGCTTTTTAGTAAAAATAATTATGGAATTGATTCGCATTAA
- the purS gene encoding phosphoribosylformylglycinamidine synthase subunit PurS: MYKATVIIKRRESILDPQGKAVEQGAKLLGFNNIEQTRIGKYIEFFININDKSLAEKEVKEYCHKLLANPIMEDYEYKLEEAQ; this comes from the coding sequence TTGTATAAAGCAACTGTAATAATTAAAAGAAGAGAATCGATACTTGATCCGCAGGGAAAAGCAGTTGAACAAGGTGCTAAACTTCTTGGTTTTAACAATATTGAACAAACCAGAATCGGAAAGTATATAGAATTTTTTATTAATATAAATGATAAATCTCTTGCGGAAAAAGAAGTAAAAGAATATTGCCATAAACTTTTAGCAAATCCAATTATGGAAGATTATGAATACAAACTTGAAGAGGCACAATGA
- the purQ gene encoding phosphoribosylformylglycinamidine synthase subunit PurQ — protein sequence MSVKFGVVVFPGSNCDHDAYYSLKKVLGYDVTFLWHKDKDLENSDVIILPGGFSYGDYLRTGSIARFSPIMEKVISFAENGGYVIGICNGFQILLEAGLLPGVMIKNDSLKFICKDVYLSVENSDTAFSKQIMKKVIKIPIAHGDGNYFNDNDALVDLEKNNQIVFKYSSPEGIISEKFNANGSQMNIAGIINKKGNVLGMMPHPERACDPILGKTDGAMIFNSIAKNIFAEV from the coding sequence ATGAGCGTTAAGTTTGGAGTTGTTGTATTTCCCGGTTCCAACTGCGATCACGACGCTTACTATTCACTTAAAAAGGTGCTTGGTTACGACGTTACTTTTTTGTGGCATAAAGACAAAGATTTAGAAAACTCAGATGTAATAATTCTTCCAGGTGGATTTTCTTATGGTGATTATCTAAGAACAGGCTCTATTGCCAGATTTTCTCCAATTATGGAAAAAGTAATTTCATTTGCAGAAAATGGTGGATACGTGATTGGAATTTGTAATGGTTTCCAGATTTTACTTGAAGCTGGATTATTGCCCGGCGTTATGATTAAGAATGATTCACTAAAGTTTATTTGCAAGGATGTTTATCTATCTGTTGAAAATTCTGATACAGCTTTTTCGAAACAGATAATGAAAAAAGTAATAAAGATACCTATTGCTCATGGCGATGGTAATTACTTTAACGATAATGATGCCTTGGTTGATCTGGAAAAGAATAATCAGATCGTTTTTAAATATTCATCACCAGAAGGAATAATCTCTGAAAAGTTTAATGCAAATGGATCTCAAATGAATATTGCTGGTATAATTAATAAAAAAGGTAATGTTCTTGGAATGATGCCTCATCCAGAAAGAGCTTGCGATCCAATCCTTGGAAAAACTGATGGAGCAATGATTTTTAATTCAATAGCAAAAAATATATTTGCGGAAGTATAA
- the tatA gene encoding twin-arginine translocase TatA/TatE family subunit, whose product MFGNLGTGEIILIIIAILILFGAKKIPELAQGIGKGMKEFKKALKDVEEDVKDPDKPTKKE is encoded by the coding sequence ATGTTTGGAAACTTAGGAACAGGCGAAATAATACTTATAATTATTGCCATCCTTATTTTATTTGGAGCTAAGAAAATTCCAGAATTAGCACAAGGTATTGGGAAAGGCATGAAAGAATTTAAGAAAGCATTGAAAGATGTTGAAGAAGATGTAAAGGATCCAGATAAACCAACAAAAAAAGAGTAA
- the gatA gene encoding Asp-tRNA(Asn)/Glu-tRNA(Gln) amidotransferase subunit GatA, whose product MHNYKNYSEKIEKIKSGEISLVENVQSFINRIDKDKHLNAFNFIFAEDALNNAERINLKIQNGTYGKLAGMVVAVKDVLAIKDKPLTCSSNILKEFISLYSATAIKKLLDEDAIIIGKTNCDEFAMGSSNENSAFGNVLNPIDNSRVPGGSSGGSAVAVAADLCDASLGTDTGGSIRQPASFCGIYGLKPTYGRVSRYGLTAFASSFDSIGPFAKNVEDIALLLQVISGKDEKDSTSIEKEIPHYFNILSNKNLIEEFKKKKPRIGIPKEYFAAGLNSEVRIAIEEKIKQLKDDGFEIIEISLPNTEYSIATYYILTTAEASSNLARYDGARYGYRHPESGNLKEMYTNSRTEGFGVEVKRRIMLGTYVLSAGYYDAYYRKAQKVRRLLKNDFDEAFKKVDLILTPTSPFPAFKIGEKSNDPLEMYLSDIYTTSANLAGIPGINLPIAKNSEGLPIGMQLMANQFDELTLLKMSYYLHHSMI is encoded by the coding sequence TTGCACAACTATAAAAACTATTCTGAAAAAATTGAAAAAATAAAATCAGGTGAAATTTCTCTCGTTGAGAATGTTCAATCATTTATTAATCGCATAGATAAGGATAAGCATTTAAATGCATTCAACTTTATTTTTGCAGAAGATGCTTTGAACAATGCTGAAAGAATAAACTTAAAAATACAAAATGGAACTTATGGTAAGCTTGCTGGGATGGTTGTGGCTGTTAAAGATGTACTCGCAATAAAAGATAAACCTCTTACTTGCTCATCAAATATTTTAAAAGAATTTATTTCTCTTTATAGTGCAACCGCAATTAAAAAATTATTAGATGAAGATGCAATTATTATTGGAAAAACTAACTGCGATGAATTTGCAATGGGTTCTTCAAATGAAAATTCTGCATTTGGGAATGTACTCAATCCTATTGATAATTCAAGAGTTCCCGGCGGCTCAAGCGGAGGTTCTGCGGTTGCTGTTGCAGCAGATCTATGCGATGCTTCACTTGGAACTGATACAGGCGGATCAATAAGGCAGCCAGCATCTTTTTGCGGAATTTATGGTTTGAAACCAACTTATGGTAGAGTTTCCCGCTACGGATTAACGGCGTTTGCTTCATCATTCGATTCCATTGGTCCATTTGCAAAAAACGTTGAAGATATTGCTCTGTTGCTTCAGGTTATTTCCGGCAAAGATGAAAAAGATTCAACTTCAATTGAAAAAGAAATTCCACATTATTTTAACATTCTTTCCAATAAAAATTTGATTGAAGAATTTAAAAAGAAAAAGCCACGCATAGGAATTCCCAAGGAATATTTTGCTGCAGGATTGAATTCGGAAGTTAGAATTGCTATCGAAGAAAAGATAAAGCAACTGAAGGATGATGGTTTTGAAATTATAGAAATCAGTTTACCAAATACTGAATATTCCATTGCTACTTATTACATTCTAACAACAGCAGAAGCATCTTCTAACTTAGCACGGTACGATGGAGCAAGGTATGGTTATCGTCATCCGGAAAGTGGAAATCTTAAAGAGATGTATACAAATTCCCGCACAGAAGGATTTGGGGTTGAAGTTAAGAGAAGAATTATGCTTGGCACTTACGTTCTTTCTGCCGGTTATTATGATGCTTATTACCGTAAAGCACAAAAAGTTCGCCGTCTTTTAAAAAATGATTTTGATGAAGCATTTAAAAAAGTTGATTTAATCTTAACACCCACCTCCCCCTTCCCTGCTTTTAAGATTGGAGAAAAATCCAACGATCCACTGGAAATGTATTTGAGTGATATTTACACTACGTCTGCAAACTTAGCTGGTATACCCGGGATCAATCTTCCAATTGCAAAAAATTCCGAAGGATTGCCGATTGGAATGCAATTGATGGCAAACCAATTTGATGAGCTGACATTGTTGAAAATGAGTTACTATTTACACCATAGCATGATTTAA
- a CDS encoding HEPN domain-containing protein: MLDVIKQIDYWKAGAINDIESAEILLEKKKYLHGLFFCHLTIEKALKANYVKANNKLAPKTHQLRYLHNNSNIKLNIEQEELLGILMNYQIEGRYPEYKIQLPNSELVKEYLKRTKELLKWLVEKL; this comes from the coding sequence ATGCTTGATGTTATTAAACAAATCGACTACTGGAAAGCGGGTGCAATAAACGACATTGAATCTGCCGAGATCCTACTTGAAAAGAAAAAATACCTTCACGGTTTATTTTTCTGTCATTTAACTATTGAAAAAGCATTAAAGGCTAATTACGTTAAAGCAAATAATAAATTGGCACCTAAAACACACCAATTAAGATATCTTCATAATAACTCTAATATCAAATTAAACATAGAACAAGAAGAACTTCTTGGCATTTTAATGAACTACCAAATTGAAGGCAGATATCCCGAATATAAAATACAACTACCTAATTCTGAATTAGTAAAAGAATATCTTAAAAGAACAAAAGAATTATTGAAATGGTTAGTAGAGAAATTATAA
- a CDS encoding nucleotidyltransferase domain-containing protein yields the protein MVSREIIKTIKLYLNEVAKKGISIKKAYLYGSHARGEATSDSDIDLLLVSPLFEERNDKLKAQLWLIAGDINYKIEPYAVGEKKFLEDDHSPLLETVRQEGIEISF from the coding sequence ATGGTTAGTAGAGAAATTATAAAAACAATTAAACTATACCTTAATGAAGTTGCTAAAAAAGGTATTAGTATAAAAAAAGCATATTTGTATGGGAGTCATGCAAGAGGTGAGGCTACGTCTGATAGTGACATAGATTTATTATTAGTCTCACCATTATTTGAAGAAAGAAATGACAAATTAAAAGCTCAGCTTTGGCTGATTGCTGGTGATATAAATTATAAAATTGAGCCTTATGCAGTAGGCGAAAAAAAATTTTTGGAAGATGATCATTCTCCATTGTTAGAAACTGTAAGACAAGAAGGAATTGAAATAAGTTTTTAA
- the sucD gene encoding succinate--CoA ligase subunit alpha yields the protein MSILVDKKIRLVVQGITGGEGSFHTKQMIEYGTNVVAGVTPGKGGQILEGVPIFNSIEEAVKEKKANASVIFVPPPFAADAILESANSGIKLIICITEGIPAKDMVNVFNSLKSKNVRLIGPNCPGVISPGKAKIGIMPGFIHKAGNVGVVSRSGTLTYEAVKQLSDLNIGQSTCVGIGGDPVVGSQFIDIIKLFNDDPGTDGIIMIGEIGGTAEEEAASFIKKNVKKPVVGFIAGRTAPPGRRMGHAGAIISGGKGTATEKMAALKKAGIKVVESPAEIGVTMQKALNAFKPKLEKKKNVLKLKSIIKSVKKIKSTTRKKK from the coding sequence ATGAGCATTCTTGTAGATAAAAAAATCCGACTTGTGGTTCAAGGAATAACCGGCGGCGAAGGTTCATTTCATACAAAACAAATGATTGAATATGGAACAAATGTAGTTGCAGGTGTTACTCCTGGCAAAGGTGGACAAATATTAGAAGGAGTTCCAATTTTTAATTCAATTGAAGAAGCTGTTAAAGAAAAGAAAGCTAATGCTTCTGTGATTTTTGTACCGCCTCCATTTGCTGCAGATGCTATTTTGGAATCAGCCAACTCAGGAATAAAATTAATCATTTGCATTACTGAGGGTATTCCAGCAAAAGATATGGTAAATGTTTTCAATTCACTAAAATCTAAAAACGTAAGATTGATCGGTCCAAATTGTCCTGGAGTTATTTCACCCGGTAAAGCAAAAATAGGAATAATGCCCGGCTTTATACACAAAGCTGGTAATGTTGGTGTTGTTTCGCGCAGCGGCACTTTAACTTATGAAGCAGTAAAACAATTATCAGATTTGAACATTGGACAATCCACATGCGTAGGAATTGGTGGTGATCCGGTAGTCGGTTCTCAGTTTATTGATATTATTAAACTCTTCAATGATGATCCAGGCACTGATGGAATTATAATGATTGGTGAGATTGGTGGAACCGCTGAAGAAGAAGCGGCATCATTTATTAAAAAGAATGTTAAGAAACCAGTTGTTGGTTTTATTGCTGGAAGAACTGCTCCTCCAGGAAGAAGAATGGGACATGCCGGAGCAATTATTTCTGGTGGAAAAGGAACAGCAACTGAAAAGATGGCAGCTTTGAAAAAAGCAGGAATTAAAGTAGTGGAAAGTCCTGCGGAGATTGGTGTAACAATGCAAAAGGCTTTGAATGCATTTAAACCAAAATTAGAGAAAAAGAAAAATGTTCTAAAATTAAAATCAATTATAAAATCCGTTAAGAAAATTAAATCCACAACCAGGAAGAAAAAATAA
- the ndk gene encoding nucleoside-diphosphate kinase gives MSNRTLAILKPDCVRKNLVGQVVTMINNAGFKIKAMKMVRLTKDSAAGFYEVHKQQPWFDNLLDYMTSGPCIPIALEKENAVADFRKLIGATDPIKADEGTIRKLYAKDKTENIVHGSDSDENARNEIAHFFPRKELLENYFD, from the coding sequence TTGAGCAACAGAACACTTGCAATATTAAAACCTGATTGTGTTAGAAAAAATTTGGTTGGACAGGTAGTTACAATGATTAACAATGCTGGCTTTAAAATTAAAGCGATGAAAATGGTTCGGTTAACAAAAGATTCCGCTGCCGGATTTTATGAAGTACACAAACAGCAGCCCTGGTTTGATAACTTACTTGATTATATGACTTCCGGTCCGTGCATCCCAATTGCTTTAGAAAAGGAAAATGCAGTTGCCGATTTCCGTAAACTTATTGGTGCAACAGATCCAATCAAAGCGGATGAAGGTACCATCAGAAAACTTTATGCTAAAGATAAAACTGAAAATATAGTTCATGGTTCAGATTCGGATGAAAATGCCAGAAATGAAATAGCACATTTTTTCCCCAGGAAAGAACTTCTTGAAAATTATTTTGATTAA